A region from the Paenarthrobacter aurescens genome encodes:
- the nrdR gene encoding transcriptional regulator NrdR: protein MYCPFCRNPDSRVVDSRMADDGSSIRRRRQCPECGRRFTTVETTSLSVIKRSGVGEPFSRIKVISGVRKACQGRPVTEDDLAMLAQEVEENIRSSGAAEIDAHEVGLAILGPLRKLDEVAYLRFASVYQAFESLEDFESAISLLRHEAEEAKAGAKATGSEKSQL, encoded by the coding sequence GTGTATTGTCCGTTCTGCCGGAATCCCGACTCCCGCGTCGTTGACAGCCGCATGGCGGACGACGGCTCCTCCATCCGCCGCCGGCGCCAGTGCCCGGAGTGCGGGCGCCGTTTCACCACTGTGGAGACCACCAGTCTGTCCGTCATCAAGAGATCGGGCGTCGGCGAGCCGTTCAGCCGGATCAAGGTCATCAGTGGAGTGCGCAAGGCCTGCCAGGGGCGGCCTGTCACCGAGGACGACCTAGCCATGCTGGCCCAGGAAGTCGAGGAGAATATCCGTTCCTCAGGTGCGGCGGAGATTGATGCCCATGAGGTGGGTCTGGCCATTCTGGGCCCACTGCGGAAGCTTGATGAAGTGGCGTACCTGCGTTTCGCCAGCGTTTATCAGGCATTTGAGTCTTTGGAAGACTTCGAGTCGGCCATCTCGTTGCTGCGCCATGAAGCAGAAGAGGCCAAGGCAGGCGCCAAGGCCACGGGCTCGGAAAAGAGCCAACTCTAG
- a CDS encoding GNAT family N-acetyltransferase — translation MRDAESEEEFSIHGDAPDQGDVWLIPLKMLDDDARAIQLGAVAELAVEAQQRDFVGDPLRMMLISLEEESRFPYVIESGGAAVGVLTLQTGAATLAGWPDDVSVWLLRGFLIDSKSQGRGLGTLAARAAVEEARRLTVRLGGGQAGVVLSANERNPAALSAYSKAGFVDSGRYMGGSAGPQRTMYKAFG, via the coding sequence ATGCGTGATGCTGAATCAGAAGAAGAATTTTCCATCCACGGTGATGCTCCGGACCAAGGTGATGTTTGGCTGATTCCCCTCAAAATGCTCGACGACGACGCCCGGGCCATCCAGCTCGGCGCGGTTGCGGAGTTGGCCGTGGAAGCACAGCAACGGGACTTTGTGGGGGACCCACTGCGAATGATGCTGATTTCCCTGGAAGAAGAATCCCGCTTCCCGTACGTCATTGAGTCCGGGGGAGCAGCAGTGGGCGTGCTGACCCTCCAAACCGGGGCTGCAACCCTCGCGGGCTGGCCTGATGACGTCTCGGTGTGGTTGCTGCGCGGGTTCCTCATCGACTCAAAGAGCCAGGGGCGCGGTCTGGGTACCTTGGCCGCGCGGGCCGCGGTGGAGGAAGCCCGCAGGCTGACCGTCCGGCTGGGTGGCGGCCAGGCCGGCGTCGTGCTTTCAGCCAATGAGCGCAATCCTGCAGCTTTGTCCGCATACTCGAAGGCAGGTTTTGTGGACTCCGGACGTTATATGGGCGGTAGTGCCGGACCGCAGCGGACTATGTACAAGGCCTTCGGGTGA
- the hisD gene encoding histidinol dehydrogenase, whose protein sequence is MTTSSETSAPSTDTLYFRSIDFRGRHLTLAELRAAVPRAQHQTMADAEQKVLDIISDVRSRGFAALGELASRFDGVEQSHPRVPAEELARALSELDPKVRAALEESINRARQFAEAQRPANVDVRLGDGAVVSQNWIPVGRVGLYVPGGLAPLASSVIMNVVPAVAAGVKSIALASPPQKDFDGLPHPTILAAAKLLGIDEVYAIGGAQAIVSFAYGIPGTGDELPIEPVDVVTGPGNIFVATAKRLVKGVVGIDSEAGTTEIAILADSTAQAPLVAADLISQAEHDPKAASVLVTDSQELADAVVLELARQAATTKHSSRVIEALSGPQSGVVLVDDLEQGIAVCNAYAAEHLEIMTADAAAVAARIHNAGAVFVGDFSPVSLGDYCAGSNHVLPTSGTAAFSSGLNVTTFLRAVQVINYDRAALEEVSGHIVSLAGAEDLPGHGDAVRIRFAEAP, encoded by the coding sequence GTGACCACTTCCTCGGAAACCTCTGCGCCCTCCACTGACACCCTTTACTTCCGGAGCATCGACTTCCGGGGCCGCCACCTGACTTTGGCGGAGCTGCGTGCGGCGGTGCCCAGGGCACAGCATCAGACCATGGCAGACGCGGAGCAGAAGGTCCTGGACATCATTTCCGATGTCCGGAGCCGGGGCTTTGCCGCTTTGGGAGAGCTGGCCAGCAGATTCGACGGCGTGGAGCAGTCCCACCCCCGGGTTCCGGCAGAGGAGCTCGCCCGTGCCCTGAGCGAACTCGATCCCAAGGTCCGTGCCGCTTTGGAGGAGTCCATCAACAGGGCCAGGCAGTTTGCGGAGGCGCAGCGCCCTGCCAATGTTGATGTCCGCCTGGGCGATGGCGCCGTTGTCAGCCAGAACTGGATTCCGGTGGGACGTGTTGGGCTCTACGTTCCCGGCGGGCTGGCTCCCTTGGCGTCCTCGGTCATTATGAACGTTGTGCCCGCCGTCGCTGCCGGGGTCAAGTCCATTGCGCTGGCCTCCCCGCCGCAGAAAGACTTCGATGGCCTTCCGCACCCCACCATCCTCGCCGCCGCAAAACTGCTGGGCATCGATGAGGTGTACGCCATCGGCGGTGCACAGGCCATCGTTTCGTTCGCTTACGGCATCCCTGGGACCGGAGATGAATTGCCCATAGAGCCTGTTGACGTGGTCACGGGTCCGGGCAACATTTTTGTGGCTACAGCCAAGCGGCTGGTTAAGGGCGTGGTGGGCATCGACTCCGAGGCCGGAACCACGGAGATCGCTATTCTGGCCGACTCCACGGCACAGGCCCCTCTGGTGGCTGCTGATCTCATCAGCCAGGCTGAGCACGATCCCAAAGCAGCTTCAGTCCTGGTGACTGACTCGCAGGAGCTGGCCGACGCCGTCGTGCTTGAATTGGCGCGCCAAGCCGCCACAACAAAGCACAGCTCACGCGTTATCGAAGCGTTGTCAGGTCCGCAGTCCGGTGTTGTCCTGGTGGATGACCTCGAGCAGGGCATCGCGGTGTGCAATGCCTATGCCGCAGAACACCTGGAAATCATGACGGCGGACGCGGCAGCCGTTGCAGCGCGGATCCATAACGCGGGAGCGGTTTTCGTGGGCGATTTCAGCCCGGTGAGCCTGGGAGATTACTGCGCCGGTTCCAACCACGTGTTGCCCACGAGCGGGACGGCTGCTTTCTCCTCGGGGCTCAACGTCACAACCTTCCTCCGCGCAGTGCAGGTCATCAATTATGACCGTGCCGCGTTGGAGGAAGTCAGTGGACACATTGTGAGCCTGGCCGGGGCTGAGGACCTTCCCGGCCACGGTGATGCTGTTCGGATTCGTTTCGCAGAGGCCCCCTGA
- the map gene encoding type I methionyl aminopeptidase: MPSLASTAPIGALTPGTISPERPVPASIPRPEYVGKKAPAKFTGSEVKSPETIEKIRVAGKIAAQAIVEVGKHIQPGVTTDHLDKVGHEFLLDHHAYPSTLGYRGFPKSLCSSLNEVICHGIPDSTVVQDGDILNIDITAFINGVHGDTNYTFLVGDVDEESRLLVERTQESLNRAIKAVAPGREINVIGRAIQSYAKRFGYGVVRDFTGHGVGEAFHTGLIIPHYDAAPAYNTVIEAGMVFTIEPMLTLGTIEWEMWGDDWTVVTKDHKRTAQFEHTLLVTETGAEILTLP; encoded by the coding sequence ATGCCTTCTCTTGCTTCGACTGCACCCATCGGCGCCCTCACCCCGGGAACCATCAGCCCTGAACGTCCCGTACCGGCGTCGATTCCCAGGCCGGAGTACGTCGGCAAGAAGGCACCCGCCAAGTTCACCGGCTCCGAAGTAAAGTCTCCGGAGACCATCGAAAAGATCCGGGTTGCCGGGAAAATCGCTGCACAAGCGATTGTCGAGGTAGGCAAGCACATCCAGCCCGGCGTCACCACGGACCACCTGGACAAAGTGGGGCACGAGTTCCTTTTGGACCACCACGCCTACCCCTCCACCCTCGGTTACCGCGGGTTCCCCAAGTCACTGTGTTCTTCCCTCAACGAGGTGATATGCCACGGAATCCCGGACTCCACCGTGGTTCAGGACGGGGACATCCTGAACATTGACATCACAGCTTTCATCAATGGGGTACACGGGGATACCAATTACACTTTCCTGGTTGGCGACGTGGATGAAGAATCCCGTCTGCTGGTTGAGCGTACGCAGGAGTCGCTCAACCGGGCCATCAAGGCCGTGGCTCCTGGCCGCGAAATCAACGTAATCGGCCGGGCAATCCAGTCCTACGCCAAACGCTTCGGCTATGGCGTAGTCAGGGATTTCACCGGCCACGGCGTAGGTGAGGCCTTCCACACGGGCCTCATCATTCCGCATTACGACGCAGCCCCGGCGTACAACACAGTGATCGAGGCAGGCATGGTGTTCACCATCGAACCCATGCTGACCCTTGGCACCATCGAATGGGAAATGTGGGGCGACGACTGGACTGTTGTCACCAAAGACCACAAGCGCACGGCCCAATTCGAACACACCCTGCTGGTCACCGAGACCGGCGCGGAAATCCTTACCCTTCCCTGA
- a CDS encoding SDR family oxidoreductase has product MEEKLTPVRPAGRGVAIVTGASRGIGAATAYAAARAGHSVVVNYSEDSVGAKNVVEDILSLGGRALAVQADVSRPADVVHLFDQAGSLGELTAVINNAAITGNMIGTLVDVPAETVQRVVDVNVSGMIFMCQEAVRRLSTHNGGGGGSIINISSTATKAGSPGTWVHYAATKGAVDVLTVGLAAEVAKQGIRVNAVAPGSTNTGLHAAAGMPDRVERLNHTIPMGRGAEPEEVAAAVMWLMSEDAGYITGAVLPVSGGR; this is encoded by the coding sequence ATGGAAGAGAAGCTGACTCCCGTCCGGCCTGCCGGGCGCGGAGTTGCAATCGTCACCGGTGCCAGCCGGGGCATCGGCGCTGCAACAGCCTACGCTGCAGCGCGCGCCGGACATTCAGTGGTGGTCAACTACTCCGAGGACAGCGTCGGCGCCAAAAACGTTGTTGAGGACATCCTCAGCCTGGGCGGCAGGGCACTTGCCGTTCAGGCGGACGTCAGCCGCCCTGCCGACGTCGTGCATCTGTTCGATCAGGCCGGCAGCTTGGGAGAGTTGACTGCGGTCATCAACAATGCCGCCATCACCGGGAACATGATCGGCACCTTGGTTGACGTACCGGCCGAAACGGTGCAAAGAGTTGTTGACGTCAACGTATCCGGGATGATCTTCATGTGCCAGGAAGCCGTTCGGAGGCTCTCCACGCACAACGGCGGTGGCGGCGGATCCATTATCAATATCTCCTCCACAGCCACCAAAGCCGGCTCTCCCGGCACGTGGGTGCACTATGCGGCCACCAAAGGCGCAGTTGACGTCCTGACGGTAGGTCTTGCAGCGGAAGTGGCCAAGCAGGGTATCCGGGTCAACGCCGTAGCTCCAGGCAGCACCAATACCGGCCTCCATGCAGCGGCCGGAATGCCGGACCGGGTGGAGCGGTTGAACCACACCATCCCCATGGGACGCGGCGCTGAACCCGAAGAGGTAGCTGCGGCAGTGATGTGGCTGATGTCCGAAGACGCCGGGTACATTACGGGGGCTGTACTCCCTGTGTCCGGCGGACGCTAA
- the glnA gene encoding type I glutamate--ammonia ligase, translating to MDRQQEFVLRTIEERDVRFVRLWFTDVVGSLKSVALAPAEVEGAFEEGLGFDGSAIEGLARVFESDMLAQPDPSTFQILPWRGETEQTSRMFCDVLTPDGEPSAADPRNVLKRTLAKAADMGFTCYTHPEIEFYLLKSKDLGPDGAPEPVDEGGYFDHVPGGVAQDFRRTAVTMLESVGISVEFSHHEAGPGQNEIDLRYADALQTADNIMTFRTVIKEVALQQGTYATFMPKPFTDHPGSGMHTHFSLFEGDTNAFFEAGAEFQLSKTARQFIAGILKHAPEFTAVTNQFVNSYKRLWGGGEAPSYLSWGHNNRSALVRVPLYKPGKGQSARIEYRGIDSATNPYLAYAVLLGAGLKGIEEGYELPAAAEDDVWSLTTAERRAMGHAPLPASLHDAIRAMEESELVAEILGEQVFEHFLRNKRAEWQDYRLQVTPYELQRNLGIL from the coding sequence ATGGACCGCCAGCAAGAGTTCGTTCTGCGGACAATCGAAGAGCGTGACGTGCGCTTCGTACGCTTGTGGTTCACCGACGTCGTGGGTTCCCTTAAATCGGTGGCGCTTGCGCCGGCCGAAGTTGAGGGTGCCTTTGAAGAAGGCCTTGGCTTTGACGGTTCCGCCATTGAAGGCCTGGCCCGCGTGTTCGAGTCGGACATGCTCGCGCAGCCGGACCCGTCCACGTTCCAGATCCTGCCGTGGCGTGGCGAGACAGAGCAGACGTCGCGAATGTTCTGCGATGTCCTCACTCCCGACGGTGAGCCATCTGCCGCGGACCCCCGCAACGTCCTCAAGCGGACCCTTGCGAAGGCCGCTGACATGGGCTTTACCTGCTACACCCACCCTGAGATTGAGTTCTATCTGTTGAAGTCCAAGGACCTCGGTCCTGACGGCGCTCCTGAGCCCGTGGATGAGGGCGGCTACTTTGACCACGTACCAGGTGGTGTAGCGCAGGACTTCCGCCGTACAGCGGTCACCATGCTCGAATCCGTCGGCATCTCGGTGGAGTTCAGCCACCACGAGGCCGGCCCGGGCCAGAACGAGATCGACCTCCGTTATGCGGATGCGCTTCAGACCGCGGATAACATCATGACGTTCCGGACGGTCATCAAGGAAGTGGCCCTTCAGCAGGGTACGTACGCCACCTTCATGCCCAAGCCGTTCACGGACCACCCCGGTTCAGGCATGCACACCCATTTCTCGCTCTTCGAAGGCGACACCAATGCGTTCTTCGAAGCCGGTGCCGAGTTCCAGCTGTCCAAGACGGCTCGCCAGTTCATTGCCGGAATCCTCAAGCATGCTCCTGAATTCACGGCCGTCACCAATCAGTTCGTCAATTCCTACAAGCGCCTCTGGGGCGGCGGAGAGGCCCCCAGCTACCTGAGCTGGGGCCACAACAACCGCTCGGCATTGGTTCGTGTACCGCTATACAAGCCGGGCAAGGGCCAGTCGGCACGCATTGAGTACCGTGGCATCGACAGCGCCACCAACCCCTACTTGGCTTACGCCGTACTGCTGGGTGCCGGTTTGAAGGGCATTGAGGAAGGTTATGAACTTCCCGCCGCAGCCGAAGACGATGTTTGGTCGTTGACCACCGCCGAGCGCAGGGCCATGGGGCATGCCCCGCTGCCGGCCAGCCTCCACGATGCCATCCGGGCCATGGAGGAATCCGAGCTGGTGGCCGAAATCCTGGGGGAACAGGTATTCGAACACTTCCTGCGCAACAAGCGTGCAGAATGGCAGGACTACCGCCTCCAAGTCACCCCGTACGAGTTGCAGCGCAACCTCGGCATTCTTTAG
- a CDS encoding SPOR domain-containing protein — MTEYWYNVKTHEIEEDAMSDWSQLIGPYKTREEAEHALEKVKARNDAWDAQDED; from the coding sequence GTGACGGAGTACTGGTACAACGTCAAAACGCACGAGATCGAAGAGGACGCCATGTCCGATTGGTCCCAGCTGATTGGTCCCTACAAAACCAGGGAAGAAGCAGAGCACGCCTTGGAAAAGGTCAAGGCGCGCAATGACGCCTGGGACGCCCAGGACGAGGACTAG
- the ppgK gene encoding polyphosphate--glucose phosphotransferase — translation MSKKDEKTHKNAPLIGIDIGGTGIKGGIVDLKKGKLIGDRFRVPTPQPATPEAVAEVVAQIVEELSSRPDAPAADTPVGVTFPGIIQHGVVNSAANVDKTWLGTDIDAAFTKRLGRPVEVINDADAAGLAEARYGAGEGVDGTVLVITLGTGIGSAFIFNGQLVPNAELGHLEVDGHDAETKASAVARERDGLSWDEYGVLLNRYLQHVEFLFSPELFIVGGGISKRSDEYFPHLQLRTKIVTAKLKNDAGIVGAALEVALHHKLAK, via the coding sequence TTGTCCAAGAAGGATGAGAAGACACACAAGAACGCCCCGTTGATCGGCATCGACATCGGCGGCACCGGCATCAAGGGCGGCATTGTCGACCTGAAGAAGGGCAAGCTGATAGGCGACCGCTTCCGCGTTCCCACTCCCCAGCCGGCAACCCCGGAGGCTGTGGCGGAGGTAGTGGCCCAAATCGTTGAAGAACTCTCCAGCCGCCCCGACGCTCCAGCAGCGGACACCCCGGTGGGCGTAACCTTTCCCGGCATCATCCAGCACGGCGTAGTCAACTCCGCAGCAAACGTGGACAAGACCTGGCTTGGCACCGACATCGACGCCGCTTTCACCAAGCGTCTTGGTCGCCCTGTTGAGGTCATTAACGACGCCGATGCCGCCGGCCTTGCCGAGGCCCGCTATGGCGCCGGCGAAGGTGTGGACGGCACCGTTCTGGTCATTACCCTGGGCACCGGAATCGGTTCAGCCTTCATTTTCAACGGACAGCTGGTCCCCAACGCCGAGCTTGGCCACCTGGAAGTGGACGGACACGACGCCGAAACCAAGGCCTCCGCTGTTGCCCGCGAACGCGACGGCTTGAGCTGGGACGAGTACGGAGTCCTGCTCAACCGCTACCTCCAGCACGTGGAGTTCCTGTTCTCCCCGGAACTGTTCATTGTGGGGGGCGGCATCTCGAAGCGCTCCGACGAATACTTCCCGCACCTCCAGCTGCGGACCAAAATTGTCACCGCAAAGCTGAAGAACGACGCCGGAATCGTGGGCGCCGCCCTGGAGGTCGCGTTGCACCACAAGCTCGCAAAGTAG
- the panB gene encoding 3-methyl-2-oxobutanoate hydroxymethyltransferase, whose protein sequence is MAPSNLPESTTPAEVPAPYGTGPAGAAAVPPAAGRKPISRVRIHHLQQAKDNGEHFAMLTAYEQYTAEIFDQAGIEVLLVGDSASNNVFGNETSLPVTVEELLPLTRAVSRAAKRALVVADLPFGSYEVSPGQAVATGVRFLKEGLAHAVKIEGTAYYADTVKAMVQAGIPVMAHIGFTPQSEHSLGGYRVQGRGDDAQRLIEDALALQDAGAFSVLMEMVPAETAAAVDAALRVPTVGIGAGKSTTGQVLVWQDMAGLRGGKMAKFVKQYADLRTTLSDAAAAYGEDVRSGQFPGPEHSF, encoded by the coding sequence ATGGCCCCAAGCAACCTTCCTGAGTCCACCACGCCCGCCGAAGTTCCCGCACCCTACGGCACGGGCCCGGCCGGCGCCGCCGCCGTTCCCCCCGCGGCCGGCAGGAAGCCTATCAGCCGGGTCCGTATCCACCACCTGCAGCAGGCCAAGGACAATGGCGAGCACTTCGCCATGTTGACGGCGTATGAGCAGTACACGGCCGAGATCTTTGACCAGGCCGGAATCGAAGTCCTCCTGGTGGGCGATTCGGCTTCGAACAACGTCTTCGGCAACGAAACGAGCCTTCCGGTCACCGTGGAGGAGCTTCTGCCCCTGACGCGGGCAGTGAGCCGTGCGGCCAAGAGGGCTTTGGTAGTGGCTGACCTGCCTTTCGGCAGTTACGAAGTGTCCCCCGGACAGGCAGTGGCCACAGGTGTCCGCTTCCTGAAGGAAGGCCTGGCACACGCGGTCAAAATCGAGGGAACCGCCTACTACGCCGACACCGTCAAAGCCATGGTCCAGGCAGGCATACCCGTCATGGCCCACATCGGATTCACCCCGCAAAGCGAACACTCCCTTGGCGGTTACCGTGTTCAAGGCCGTGGCGATGACGCCCAGCGGCTCATCGAGGACGCCCTCGCGCTACAGGACGCCGGCGCCTTCAGTGTCCTCATGGAAATGGTTCCTGCTGAGACCGCCGCCGCTGTGGATGCGGCCCTGCGGGTACCAACTGTGGGTATCGGCGCCGGCAAGAGCACCACCGGGCAGGTACTTGTGTGGCAGGACATGGCAGGTTTGCGGGGCGGCAAAATGGCCAAATTCGTCAAGCAATACGCCGATCTTCGCACCACCTTGAGCGATGCCGCCGCCGCCTACGGGGAGGATGTCCGCTCCGGGCAGTTCCCCGGACCGGAGCACTCCTTCTAG
- a CDS encoding bifunctional [glutamine synthetase] adenylyltransferase/[glutamine synthetase]-adenylyl-L-tyrosine phosphorylase → MSLARRLISAGFSDLEKGERFLSAPELEGIDEDALFAGLSLSASPDTALQSLVRLIEKNPGLKKLAAADPDTSEPMYRLLGASEALGEFLMRRPEHLDVFNVRVSPEPVQASSEDLRAGLLRSVKAEPGAQRPVAGMTGQPAYAALRSAYRRGLTELAIKDICAASPTDFMPAVGAELADLAGAAIEAALAVSRAEAAAQFDEAEIADVGLAVIGMGKCGARELNYISDVDVIYVIEATEVDDARASTIGTALASGISRAISSSAPEPGLWEVDANLRPEGKSGPLVRTLPSHLSYYARWAESWEFQALLKARTIAGDRDLGQRYEKAVEPLVWASAGREGFVESVQAMRRRVTDYIPAAEEQRQIKLGRGGLRDVEFTVQLLQLVHGKSDESLRRKDTTSAIAALSAGGYIGRTDAAAFDNAYRYLRLLEHRIQLFQLRRTHLMPVAEDAQRFLAKAVLGPFALERPHPDQLMATWQKTKKAVRELHERIFYRPLLNTAAKLSSEDAKLSPEAAQGRLAALGYVDPQGAMRHIEALTAGVSRRAALQRQLLPILLGWLAEGVDPDAGLLAFRRVSEALGTTHWYLGLLRDSQAAAERLCQVLANSRLISDLLEVSPESVAWLGSDKELAPIPFEAQWQEIQSKLSRHADPESAMRLIRLIRRREILRTAIADSAGLLDQDAVGLALSETDRAAVLGALHVAESVVAASGPLKTDVLVVAMGRQGGREIGYGSDADVIYVHRARPGFTDAEAQEQASTIVARISSFLTQPLKPAIMAERVLMVDADLRPEGKNGAMVRSLESYAEYYRRWSLIWEAQALLRARPMAGSDELAADFVSLIDPIRYPEHLAESDVREIRRVKARVESERLPRGADPARHVKLGRGGLSDVEWLVQLIQLQHAGEDPELRTSSTLDALAAAEKLEYISSDDASLLREAWRLASRIRSANVIVTGRASDLLPSSRKDLEAVARWCGYQPGNAGHFEEDYLRLSRRARGVFEKEFYGH, encoded by the coding sequence ATGAGCCTTGCGCGTCGGCTCATCTCAGCCGGATTCAGTGACCTTGAAAAAGGCGAACGGTTCCTGTCCGCTCCGGAACTTGAGGGGATAGACGAGGACGCCCTCTTCGCCGGGCTTTCCCTGTCCGCGAGCCCGGATACTGCGCTCCAGTCACTGGTCCGGCTGATTGAAAAGAACCCCGGCCTGAAAAAGCTGGCCGCCGCTGATCCGGACACCAGCGAGCCCATGTATCGGCTCCTTGGTGCCTCGGAGGCGCTGGGGGAATTCCTCATGCGGCGGCCCGAGCATCTGGATGTGTTCAATGTCCGGGTCAGCCCCGAGCCTGTGCAGGCCTCCAGCGAGGACTTGCGGGCAGGGCTGCTGCGCTCCGTCAAAGCCGAGCCCGGTGCCCAGCGGCCCGTGGCCGGAATGACCGGCCAGCCTGCCTATGCAGCCCTGCGAAGCGCGTATCGCCGCGGCCTGACCGAACTGGCCATCAAAGATATCTGCGCCGCATCACCAACAGATTTCATGCCCGCGGTCGGGGCGGAACTGGCCGATCTCGCCGGTGCTGCCATTGAGGCTGCGCTGGCGGTGTCCCGGGCCGAAGCTGCTGCCCAGTTCGACGAAGCCGAGATCGCCGACGTCGGGCTTGCCGTTATCGGGATGGGCAAATGCGGCGCCCGGGAGCTGAACTACATCTCCGACGTCGACGTCATCTATGTCATCGAAGCCACGGAAGTGGACGATGCCCGCGCGTCAACCATTGGCACAGCGCTTGCCTCCGGGATATCCAGGGCCATCTCTTCCTCGGCTCCGGAACCGGGGCTGTGGGAAGTGGACGCCAATCTGCGCCCGGAGGGAAAGTCCGGCCCGCTGGTTCGCACGCTACCCTCGCACCTGAGCTACTACGCCCGGTGGGCCGAAAGCTGGGAGTTCCAGGCTCTGCTGAAGGCACGGACCATTGCCGGGGACCGGGACTTGGGTCAGCGCTATGAGAAGGCCGTGGAGCCACTTGTCTGGGCATCGGCTGGACGTGAGGGCTTTGTGGAGTCCGTCCAGGCCATGCGGCGCAGGGTGACGGACTACATTCCGGCCGCTGAAGAACAGCGTCAGATCAAGCTGGGGCGTGGCGGCCTCCGCGATGTTGAGTTCACGGTTCAGTTGCTGCAACTGGTGCACGGAAAATCCGACGAGTCACTGCGACGCAAGGACACCACATCGGCCATCGCTGCCCTCTCTGCCGGGGGATACATCGGCCGTACTGACGCCGCTGCCTTTGACAACGCGTACCGCTACCTGCGCTTGCTGGAGCACAGAATCCAGCTGTTCCAGCTGCGCCGGACCCACCTCATGCCTGTTGCTGAGGACGCACAGCGTTTCCTTGCCAAGGCTGTCCTTGGACCCTTCGCTTTGGAGCGGCCACACCCTGACCAGCTGATGGCAACCTGGCAAAAAACCAAGAAGGCCGTCCGCGAACTCCACGAGCGCATCTTCTACCGTCCGCTGCTCAATACCGCAGCGAAGCTCAGCAGCGAGGACGCGAAGCTCAGCCCGGAGGCTGCCCAGGGACGTCTGGCCGCACTGGGCTATGTGGATCCACAAGGTGCCATGCGGCACATCGAAGCACTCACTGCCGGCGTCAGCAGGCGCGCTGCATTGCAGAGGCAGCTCCTGCCGATCCTGCTGGGCTGGCTCGCGGAGGGCGTTGACCCCGACGCCGGGCTGCTCGCCTTCCGCAGGGTCAGCGAAGCCCTGGGGACCACGCACTGGTACTTGGGGCTGCTCCGGGATTCCCAGGCTGCAGCTGAGCGGCTCTGCCAAGTACTTGCCAATTCCCGGCTGATTTCGGATTTGTTGGAAGTCTCTCCTGAGTCCGTTGCCTGGTTGGGCAGCGACAAGGAACTCGCACCCATTCCTTTTGAAGCCCAATGGCAGGAAATCCAGTCCAAACTTTCCCGGCATGCGGATCCGGAGAGTGCCATGCGGCTGATCCGGCTGATTCGACGCAGGGAGATCCTCCGAACCGCGATCGCCGATAGCGCTGGACTGCTGGATCAGGATGCCGTGGGTTTGGCCTTGTCTGAAACGGATCGGGCTGCGGTTCTGGGGGCATTGCACGTAGCGGAGTCGGTGGTGGCGGCGTCGGGTCCGCTGAAAACCGATGTCCTGGTGGTGGCGATGGGGCGTCAAGGTGGCCGGGAGATCGGCTACGGCTCGGACGCTGATGTCATCTACGTACACCGCGCCCGTCCCGGCTTCACCGATGCCGAGGCGCAGGAACAGGCCAGCACCATAGTGGCCAGGATTTCCAGTTTCCTCACCCAGCCGCTCAAGCCTGCCATCATGGCCGAGCGGGTGCTCATGGTGGACGCCGACCTCCGTCCGGAAGGGAAGAACGGCGCTATGGTGCGGTCCTTGGAGTCCTACGCGGAGTACTACCGGCGCTGGTCCCTCATCTGGGAGGCGCAGGCTCTACTGCGTGCCCGTCCGATGGCGGGCTCGGATGAACTGGCCGCCGACTTTGTCTCTCTCATTGATCCCATCCGGTACCCGGAGCACCTGGCGGAGAGCGATGTCCGGGAGATCCGCCGCGTCAAGGCCAGGGTGGAGTCGGAGCGGCTGCCTCGTGGCGCTGATCCTGCCCGGCACGTCAAGCTCGGCCGCGGCGGCCTGAGCGATGTTGAATGGCTGGTTCAGCTGATTCAACTCCAGCACGCCGGAGAAGACCCGGAATTGCGGACATCCTCAACCCTTGATGCACTGGCCGCTGCGGAAAAGCTCGAATACATCTCCTCGGACGACGCCTCGCTCCTGCGTGAAGCATGGCGACTGGCCAGCCGGATCCGCTCCGCGAACGTCATCGTGACGGGACGGGCCTCGGACCTTCTGCCGTCGTCACGGAAAGACCTTGAAGCAGTGGCGCGGTGGTGCGGATACCAGCCTGGAAACGCGGGTCATTTCGAAGAGGACTACTTGCGGCTGAGCCGCCGGGCGCGGGGCGTTTTCGAGAAAGAGTTTTACGGCCACTGA